CGGTTCGTATCGCATTCGGCGCAGGCGAAGGGCCGAACTCGGCCACGGCGAACAAGGTGGTCAATACGTGGTTCCCGATCAAGGAGCGCGCCAGCGCTGCGGGCATCAACCAGGCGGGCGGCCCGATCGGTGGCGCCATCGCGGGGCCCGTGATCGGCTTTCTGGCCCTGTCGTTCGGCTGGCGTGCGTCGTTCCTGGTGATGGCCGTGCTCGGTCTGGCGTGGGCGATCGCATGGCATCGCCTGTCGGCCGAGACGCCGGCGCAGCATCCGAAGGTCGGCAAGGAAGAGCTTGCCGAGATCAACGAAGGGCAGGAAGTGGTGGTGGCTGCCGAGGGCGCCAAGGTGTCGATCCTGGAGGTCATTACGACCCGGGCCGTCTTGATGACCGGCATTTCGCTGTTCTGCTACAACTACATCCTCTTCTTCTTCATCACGTGGTTCCCGAGCTATCTGGTCGATGCCAAAGGCATCAGCCTGAAGGACATGAGTCTCGTCAGTTCGTTGCCGTGGGTGACGGGTGCGCTGGGGTTCCTGTCGGGTGGCTTCCTCGTCGATGCGATCTTCCGCCGCACGGGCAAGCAGATGTTTTCGCGCAAGGTGGTGTTGGTGACGTCGCTGCTGATTGCCGCGGTGTGTATCGGCCTGACCGGCGTGGTGCAGCAGGCGACGACGGCGGTCGGCGTGATGACCGTGGCCATCGGGTTCCTGATGCTTGCGGCGCCGGCTTACTGGGCGATCATTCAGGACAGCGTGCCCCGCAATCAGGTCGGTACTGCCAGCGGCTTCATGCACGGCTTGGCGAACGTGTCCGGCATTGTCGGTCCCGCCGTCACCGGCTTCATCATCCAGGGCACCGGCAGCTATGCCAGCGCCTTCGTGCTGGCGGGCGGTCTGGGCATCGTCGGTGCGACGATCCTGGCGCTGTTCGTGGGTGGTCGCTCGGGCCGGATGCCGTCGCCGTCGCTGGCGTAAGGCCAATATCGACGGGCGTGGCGCCCGCCAGTTGAGTCTCTCCAAAGTGGTTGCTCAGACGCACGTTCCCTGCCGGGGATGTGCGTTTTTTTATGGGGGGGAGGGGACATCGAGTGCAGCGCCGGTCGCTCATTCGCAACACATTGGGCGCCAATAAAAAGGGCGTTCCGTGATCGGAACACCCTTCGTGCTGCTGCCTGCCGGCGCCCTGGCGGCAGCGCCGCTCAGGTCGATGCTTACGCCGTGCGCAGGAACTTCGCGACCACGGCTTCGTCCGGTTCCAGTCCGATACCGGGGGCATCGCTGACGCAGAACGTGTGACCATCACGGATCGACGACAGATCAATCAGCCAGGCTGCCGGGTCGACGTACAGATATTCCACCTGCATCGTGTCGCGGAAGGCCGTAGCGAGGTGCAGCGTCGCGAGGAAGCCCGGACCGAAGTAGGGGCTGTGCGGGAGCACGCCAAGCTTGGCCTCGCGAGCGATGCCCATGATCTCGACGAACTCGGTGATGCCGCCGACCTTGCTCACGCTCGGTTGCAGATAGTCCACGGCGCCCGCCGCAGCGGCCTGGCGGAATTGCATGGCCGTGCACCAGTTCTCGCCAGCCGCGAGCGGTACACCCGGGCCGCGAAGGCTGGCCAGCGTGGCGAAGTCTTCCGGCGGGAAGATCGGCTCTTCCAGCCATTCGATGCCGCCCAGCGCATTGAGACGTTGCAGATTGGCACGGGTCGTCTCCGCATCCCAGGCGCAGTTCACGTCGACGGAAATCGACGCGCGGCCATTGACCGTTGCATGGCAGGCCTCGATCACCGGCATGGCGATCTCGTGCAGCTTGATATTGCGGAAACCTTCGGCGAGCGCGCGCTCGCAGACCGTCGCTGCCACTTCCGGATGGCCATAGCGCGTCATGCTCGCGTACGTGGTGAGCGTGGCGGGCGCTTCGCCGCCCAGCAGCCGGTACAGCGGCACGCCGGCACGTTTGGCTTTCAGATCCCACAACGCCATGTCGACGCCGGAAATCGCGAACATCGTGATGCCATAGCGCCCGAAGATATGCAGCAGCTTTTGCGTCTGCCGGGTCCAGGCCTCGACCGATTCAACCGTCGCGCCCTCGAGCAGCGGCTTGATGCGCGTCTCGATCACGCTGCGCGTGGCCTCGGGAACGAAGTAACCGAAGCCTTCGCCCCAGCCGACGTTGCCGTCGGTATCTTCCACCCGGACCAGCACGGTCTCGAACGACCGCCAGGCCGACGGCGTGATGCCGAGCCCGGCGCCGCCGTCGTCGAACGGAATCTCGACGATGCGTGTCTGCAATGATTTGATTTTCACGACGGCACCCCGACCACCAGCGGCTTCGGCACATACGGCCCGCCCACATGATCGGGGCCGCTCGAGGCCGGCATCTGCGCGCGCGGCACAAATTCGGGCGACAGGTTGTCGCTGGCATCGTCCTGCGGCACGTAGCCCAGCTCGACGGCGCGACGGTTCTCGAAGAACGGGGCGGGACAGCGCGACACGCCGTAGACCACGTCTGCGCCGATATCGGCATGCTCCAGCCCGATGCGAACGAGCTGGGCCATGTCGCGTCCGCTCACCCAGATATGCTGACGGCGGCCATCGGCCACTTTCAGATCGGCATTGCCGATGCGGATCGACAGGCTCTTGATGCCGTGACGATGCGAGTACAACGCACAAGCCGCCTCGCCGAAGACCTTGCTCAGGGCATAGAAGCCATCGGGCGCGACCGGGGCGTCGTCACCCGCAAAGCCGTCGATGCGATGGTGGCCGACGGTGTGGTGGCTGCTGGCGAAGATGAAACGCGAAATGCCGAATTCCCGGCAGGCGTCGAGCAGATAGAGCTGCGCGCGGTAGTTGGCGTCGAGCGTGGCTTCGAACGTGATGTCGAGGCTGTAGCTGCACGCCAGATGCAGGATGCCGTCGACGCCTTGCGCGGCGCGACGCACGGTATCGGCTTCGGTGATGTCACCGACGATCACGCTTTCGTTTTCCGCGAGATCGAGCGGTTCGCGCAGGTCCATCAGGCGCAGATGATAATGCTCGCGCAGCCACGGCCGTACACGGGCCGCCACGCCACCGGCAGCGCCGGTCACCAGCAGGGTTTTCATGTGAGGTGTTTCCTTTCAGACAACGCTTTCGTTCTGTACACGGCCTCGTGCTTTGCCGGGGCGTGCAGTCTCCATGCCATGACGGCCGGCCGCGGCCCTACTGTAACGCGAAGGCGATCGCCGGCCGTCAATCTCCGATTCAGGCCGTCGTGTAGTCGACTGCCACCCACTCGAAGTAGGGTTTGAGGTCTGCCACCAGCGCCTGATGCGCCGGGTGCGGCAGATAGCGGGCTACCGCATCGGCGTCGTCAAACACCGACTCCAGCAGGTAGTCCCAGCAAATCGGACGATCTAGTTCGTTCGCCGACACACGCCATTCACGCACGAAATCGATCTCGCGCTCGAGGTTGCGCATGCGAACGATCAGCGCCTGCTCGCGTTCGAGATCCTTCTCGATGTGCGGATGGCGGCGGAACATCACGACGTGTTTCATCATGCCGGCAGCCCTCCACGACGGGCGT
This window of the Pandoraea fibrosis genome carries:
- a CDS encoding MFS transporter, yielding MKYKKYRKTILVMLLLAMVINYIDRAALSIAMPFITKDFHLTPGEKGLIFSAFSVGYALFNFLGGYFADRFGGKRVLSVSMAGWSLACGLTAAVSGFWSMLAVRIAFGAGEGPNSATANKVVNTWFPIKERASAAGINQAGGPIGGAIAGPVIGFLALSFGWRASFLVMAVLGLAWAIAWHRLSAETPAQHPKVGKEELAEINEGQEVVVAAEGAKVSILEVITTRAVLMTGISLFCYNYILFFFITWFPSYLVDAKGISLKDMSLVSSLPWVTGALGFLSGGFLVDAIFRRTGKQMFSRKVVLVTSLLIAAVCIGLTGVVQQATTAVGVMTVAIGFLMLAAPAYWAIIQDSVPRNQVGTASGFMHGLANVSGIVGPAVTGFIIQGTGSYASAFVLAGGLGIVGATILALFVGGRSGRMPSPSLA
- a CDS encoding mandelate racemase/muconate lactonizing enzyme family protein, with product MKIKSLQTRIVEIPFDDGGAGLGITPSAWRSFETVLVRVEDTDGNVGWGEGFGYFVPEATRSVIETRIKPLLEGATVESVEAWTRQTQKLLHIFGRYGITMFAISGVDMALWDLKAKRAGVPLYRLLGGEAPATLTTYASMTRYGHPEVAATVCERALAEGFRNIKLHEIAMPVIEACHATVNGRASISVDVNCAWDAETTRANLQRLNALGGIEWLEEPIFPPEDFATLASLRGPGVPLAAGENWCTAMQFRQAAAAGAVDYLQPSVSKVGGITEFVEIMGIAREAKLGVLPHSPYFGPGFLATLHLATAFRDTMQVEYLYVDPAAWLIDLSSIRDGHTFCVSDAPGIGLEPDEAVVAKFLRTA
- a CDS encoding NAD-dependent epimerase/dehydratase family protein — translated: MKTLLVTGAAGGVAARVRPWLREHYHLRLMDLREPLDLAENESVIVGDITEADTVRRAAQGVDGILHLACSYSLDITFEATLDANYRAQLYLLDACREFGISRFIFASSHHTVGHHRIDGFAGDDAPVAPDGFYALSKVFGEAACALYSHRHGIKSLSIRIGNADLKVADGRRQHIWVSGRDMAQLVRIGLEHADIGADVVYGVSRCPAPFFENRRAVELGYVPQDDASDNLSPEFVPRAQMPASSGPDHVGGPYVPKPLVVGVPS
- a CDS encoding Dabb family protein, with amino-acid sequence MMKHVVMFRRHPHIEKDLEREQALIVRMRNLEREIDFVREWRVSANELDRPICWDYLLESVFDDADAVARYLPHPAHQALVADLKPYFEWVAVDYTTA